The sequence below is a genomic window from Methylotuvimicrobium alcaliphilum 20Z.
GGAATAATTTTGAACCCCAGCCGTTTGTTGGACAAGCCCGGCCAGTTGACTCAAAGTAGAAGTGTAACTGGCTAATAACGTTTGGACTGTAACTATTCAGTGCTGCAATTATCGTTCCCACGCTGCGTGGGAACGCCTGAGTACCGCTTCAGCGGTACGACACGCTACCAACCGTTTCGACGCTCCTTTGCTATTTGGCTAAGCCGATTATTGCGCGTAAAATTCAAAGAAAAATCCATACCCGAATATCAAGAACTTACCGAGGAAAATGTCATGTTAGCAGAACGCTTGACCGATTGGACATTACAATGAAAAAAAGAAGGGGAGAAAAGGGGCGAGAACAAAGAGGCCGTTTGCTTGTTGAGTAAACAGATCCGCTTGAAATACGGCGAACTCCCTAGCTGGGCAGCGAATAAAATCGAGCACGCCGACACCGAACAACTCGAAAACTGGGCTGAACGAATCTTAACGGCCGAAAGTTTAGAAGCGTTGTTGGAGTAACTGCGTTTATCGAAAACTATACCCGGCTCAAGCACATTGTTTGAGAACAACCTTATCCTTTGCCGAGTAGCATTTGTAGTGCAATTGAAACCCTTGATTCCATATTGGATTCTGCAATATCTCAGCCATATGAATTCTATAAGGGAAACGCTCACCATTTAATTCACATGAATCGCCGATTTGATCCATTCTAAAATTTTCTTTAGTGATCAAGCGATATAACATCTTTGTCGTCAAAAAATACCAGTTGTGAATTCGATTTTCAGCGCAATACAAAGATGCGGCACGGAACATGCCCCATATAATACTCCGGTTCAAATGACGTTCATTACACAAGTAATCAACGTCATCATGCACGCTATGTTTTTCAGTCAATCCTGTCGGCGGACCGCCATCATTGGAACGCCGCCTTACTTCTTTAATTACGCACAGTCGGGATACCTCCACCGATCTATGTAAATCCGATTTGATAACTCCATTGCTAAGTCTACAATGCTTTTCCAGCGGTAAGTAACCTAGCTCCGGTAGAATCAATCGCATAGCACCGACAAAGTGACCGGTTAATTTATTCTTCACTATAAAATGAACGGCATGCTTATCCCAATCATCCATTTCCAATTGGCCGCCATTTGATATTTTTTCAAACCCCATCTCTTCACAATAAACTTGATAACGGATATTGTAATGGATCTGCTTCGACTCATCGTTATCGGCAAGATAAACGTCAAAATAATCATCAAACATCATAAAATACACCTTACTGCGATACCGGGCTTTAAAAAATAAATCTTTGAAACCATCTTGAAACTGGTGTGAAGGAATAAATCTTACACCTAAACGCAAGAAACAATGGATTTTCTAGAATAAAACTATATTGAACTATCAATAACTTTCAAAATCTATAATCAGTGACAAAAGAGTAAACTGTCCCGAATAAGACACTCTAGAATCATTAAAATGAAGCATTAACCATGGATATGGTCGGCCTGATCGTAGCCTTGGCCGTTTCCCAAACTCCTGCTGAAAACCCTGTAAGCTATTACTTACCGATTTCGAGAAGCTGGAAATACTGGTACTGCGTCCCCAAGCATAGAGCTCACTGCCATTAAGTTAAGCCATAACAGAATTAAGTAATGCTTGTATCCAGGATCTACTTTGCCTCAAAAGCTTGCCATCCATGGCACTGGATTCCGCCAGTCCATGGCGGAATGACGGGCTTCCCTTAACTTAACCTGATTAGCAAGTTTCTTCAGCTAAAACCCAAAAACCAGCATATCCCTAGCAGGACGGGGTTTGCAACCCCGTCCTAAACGTTTTGACTTTGGCCGAAGTCAGCCGAAATGTTTAGGGCAAACCGAAACGTTGGGGACGGGTTAAATAACCCGTCCCACAGAAGTGGCTACGACTGGCCACTGCTCGGACAATTGGCTTCAGCAAGCTGAAGCATCTTGCTAATCAGGTAACTTAATGGCAGTGAAGCATAGAGCTTGGGAACGAGCTAAATCTTCGCTTTGCTATCATCGCCCTGTTTCCAAGATTTTCAACGAAAACTTAAACCTCTAATCCACACATAGCCTAATTTAGGATATACAATAACCGCCTCCGATTAAGCTCCGCTTAAAAACAAAATAATTGCTAAACTTTTTACACTACGCAAGTAAAAGTTAGACTTTAGCGATATTTGTATATAATCAAGCAAGATCAAACAATAAAGCCGATACAAACCGATCAATCGGCGCTACAAGCAAACAGTTAGAAACCGCCCTAACATTGAAAACAAAACAAAAATACCGTTAACTCCTCCTGCAAACCAACTTAAGCTTACGCACCTTTCAAAATAGCCGATAATAATGATATTTCCCTGACTTAAGGAAATACAATGACTATTCAGGAAATTTTATTTAATACCCCTCTCTAAGCGGAGACTGTAAATGGATAATAACGCAAAACAATCCTTAGTAGATAACTTCGAGCGCTACTTTTCAGTCGAGCTGGCGGAGACTCAAGAACAAAAAAACTTGGCATACGGAATTCGTTACCGGGTTTACTGCCAAGAATTTCATTACGAAAAACCGAACTTCGAAGAACTCGAATATGACGAATTCGACGAACGCTCGAAACACTGCCTAATCATTCATCAAGATAGCGGGTTGCCTGCCGGTTGCGTACGCCTGGTACCGACTTTCAACAGCCGCAAAAAAGACCCATTACCCTTTGAAAAACATTGCCTGAATAGCCTAGACGAAAACTTTATTGAACAATTAGCCCTCGACCGGCAACATGTCTGTGAAATATCAAGACTCGCTGTCGATGCCATATTCAGACGTCGTCCGGGCGAGCATTCAACCCGATTCGGCGAGCCAAGCTCGCTAGATTTTTCTCGGCAAGAACAAAGAACTTTTTCCTTGATTGCCGTAGCCTGCTTTTTAGCGGCCACCGTACTCACCGAAACGACCGAACGAACTAGCGTATTCGCAATGATGGAACCGTTCCTACCTCGCTTGATGAACAGATCCGGCATCATGTTTCAGCGAGCCGGTCAAGATATCGACTACCATGGAACAAGAGCCCCTTACTTTATCACCACTCAATCGGCTTTAACGCACATGCACCCCGACTTGAAAGAATTGTATCAATGGATCAAAACAAGCATCATTCCCGCCTAAAAATCACTACCATTAAGTTAACAGAAACTCGTCATTCCGCCATGGATTGGTGAAATCCAGTGCCATGAATGGCAGGCTTTTGGGAGCACAGTAGAGGCCTTAAGCCAGTATCACTTATTTCTTTAACCTAGAAAGAGCAGTTGGCATGTGTTGTAGACCGTTCGTGCTGAGCCAAGTCGAAGCACGAAGGGTCTACAACACTTTCACCTGCCTGGTGAAGCCTCAAACTACCGTTCACCCTTCGACAGGGCTCTCCTGAGCGTAGCCGAAGGGCTCAGGGCGAACGGTAGTTTGAGGCTCTCAACTGCTCTTTTTTAGGTTTAACGGTTTAACTTAATGACAGCGCGCCTAACACTGCCACGCCATAATAAATCCTGAACATTAAAAAGGTTCACACACCGATACTTTTCAAGATACTATCCAACGATGTCAGTCCGATCAAACCTCTAAATAAGATAAGCCCGCCCTCGACCAAACCATAACATTCGTAAGCCTGAACAGACTCCGCATCAGCGGATTGAGCTGATTTATCGATGTCATCAACTCGCCTAACCAAAA
It includes:
- a CDS encoding PEP-CTERM/exosortase system-associated acyltransferase — protein: MMFDDYFDVYLADNDESKQIHYNIRYQVYCEEMGFEKISNGGQLEMDDWDKHAVHFIVKNKLTGHFVGAMRLILPELGYLPLEKHCRLSNGVIKSDLHRSVEVSRLCVIKEVRRRSNDGGPPTGLTEKHSVHDDVDYLCNERHLNRSIIWGMFRAASLYCAENRIHNWYFLTTKMLYRLITKENFRMDQIGDSCELNGERFPYRIHMAEILQNPIWNQGFQLHYKCYSAKDKVVLKQCA
- a CDS encoding PEP-CTERM/exosortase system-associated acyltransferase, translated to MDNNAKQSLVDNFERYFSVELAETQEQKNLAYGIRYRVYCQEFHYEKPNFEELEYDEFDERSKHCLIIHQDSGLPAGCVRLVPTFNSRKKDPLPFEKHCLNSLDENFIEQLALDRQHVCEISRLAVDAIFRRRPGEHSTRFGEPSSLDFSRQEQRTFSLIAVACFLAATVLTETTERTSVFAMMEPFLPRLMNRSGIMFQRAGQDIDYHGTRAPYFITTQSALTHMHPDLKELYQWIKTSIIPA